From the genome of Anopheles moucheti chromosome 3, idAnoMoucSN_F20_07, whole genome shotgun sequence, one region includes:
- the LOC128300940 gene encoding filamin-B isoform X1, with the protein MELPKGAKITHAGLLQHTPDGKTELQKITQAGLVARSPEGTAAKGMNIRGNEDLWVEIQANTFKNWVNEHLRESGLQVIEFHEDFCDGTLLCALVEGLQKRPLKPSWNKRPANQHHFLENVTTALNAIEADGVKLVNIGNVDIVNGNVKLILGLIWSLIVRYQIGRSKFPPRKLMLAWLQAALPDCKVGNLTTDWNSGVLLSALLDYCEPGLFPHWRTLNQSESVRNCERAMNLAYERFGIPKVLEPEYLASRWLDELSGMTYLSYFMRPGGPGYNATLKWVNGQIKRPVTNFTSDFNDGKVFCEIIKDLGGPVPEPAKLSTDPSQWETNQQKVIDGGLKLGVKPVLSAKDMATADEEHLGVMAYTTWLRWVIPRPPLANMLAVHLDSTSGRVGEPTEFRVEALSRDVDMSKVKAYISMPNTNTLHPVRLGTRGEGTFVPDKYGMHEIVLEIDDNQLGGHFFRVLPRLVHVAPPGMAPCALGSLVEVLVNATGAPKTEDILVTAYSPSGRPLKCPLKKIEEGHSAIFKPDEAGVWEIAITYQCRHIQGGPFTCAVFDPSGVSVHGLDGAMPLRAHSFEVDARGVGVSGELHVDIVHEKRSLVCSVEKLQENKYQVTFMPRSNGKHRVYVYFNGYDVKGSPYIMKVGSKGRSGKTRTSPHQHDGKLRSESPSYHFNSSSLTRKTDSSSLRRDIYSPPTVQKSGSRSPQDYEPGFIKSSTKESYTSRVMSPARHSPSPKLLFPVTEPDYAGFRRSTELLSQRRDSDELKSPVRLSDEGSSSYVKTIRTENHTTKTIRTMLDSDSPIAHIRASPGLKSPQTVSATLLDTRTGTSSPKPLITTTSTSTSSTRYIPSPVTEHRVASPIAMHEKSNGTYKVTERNSTYKSTVTRDVVRDSPTFERVVRSPPTTTSANVVDYSSNIKVNAGSANGGQPSRRDSYDVINKTKHLFSQNSLESLANLTERQLNTDLTYDRSTLDNQTEKNTHFNKFSLGTEAQSKRPIIEDDGLYRAGGYLKNYRTESNEKYERYSSSQLKGGFEPIGRDVSGARAIRVQDIPDGVLGRPVEFEIDGSQAGSGNLEILVNGGRVTSAVRALGNQRFIASFTPHESGTHTVQITFNEETVPGSPWNINIMSSPGLTALGESTRLVPANLPAVFEVLPPPGASIRGSDCVATVLSPSKTKVSARVTHESANGALRIEFVPSEVGTHIVEASIGGTTLVGGPLIAKVYDSSLIQVTDVNGGVVGQPCQFRVDASAAGEGQLEISINEGEVPNHVQVVGGGRCLVSFTPEQAKPHLIDIKFNGETVIGCPFVCSVADTSRVLLNLTNLELIPVNRPASFHITVSGGGAAELAVSVRGPQGELPVRVTGDIHAGFTAEFTPNHVGAHTINVEYNGYPVQGTPFVAKSYDATKVAVGSVSKGTVGRPVQFTVDAGDAGEGNLEITISAKGHNIPTQVHPQGNAKFAVSFVPAEPCEHIINVSFNKMLVPGCPITVIINGGTTGPQVSLGGPGPLHMPNSLVINHAGGRLEDIEVNVEGPSGHSVPAQVLQTADGVFKAEFVPRVVGEHRVSVTVEGQPTVGSPYSAKVYDVTAIKVKNVNNGTVGKPVVFLVETSQAGPGNLEVTVNGGRVPTSAQAQGQHTYAISFTPREAQNHTVELRFNGQDVPGSPFTCKVSPAARIVSGDLTDKVSVGHMFDFVVESDIAPVVEVLGPARRPVRADIVPAAPSGYRVKFEPVEVGDHSVEVRLPGSGHVEGSPFLLKAYSAEKVVVTDIRPGVVGKSVSFGINASQAGAGNLEIIVAVGGKNVPNFVQSEGNARFKVNFKPTEAATHSLSVRFNGFPVPGSPFACHVTHAPVSLSKAIATGECLRQAPVKSASVFELEGFDGIDPQVLITSPSGDTVTSRVNYQDDIHLVTFVPTSVGRHLISVTANDQHINGSPFSCNVFDVSRVSISGLDPRNTMASLGVPLTFSVDAAGAGEGTLELVVSTATSTVKAEVTACARGLYDVTFIPQSCEPHFVNITFNDLPVDGSPFRCEVQQNTQHVQVGNTTLIELMTEDQTVEVFDPENKLVPFTLSRKAAEFKAAKIGQYVVRYIDQETRNFIAARTINVFDPSMVKIVEVGEAYCHKPASLVVSTNEAGQGTLTSMVRCGGLEVPHSIRGTASNGVWEIVYHPTRVAPHKIMILYNQVPISNKAIEINVLAPAMSKEITVNGLGLYQARVGKTTSFAIDTVGHPAREFDVVVSGPGGQALPVRCYQTKGGHLQAEFTVQKVGQCLIDVLHQSKPLMGSPYTCESYDPTKIQLQKVPKMNLSANSPISWIVQSESAGVAEIEVTVLSPSGQNVPVKLTQQDDYEHSIEFVPQAAGHYKATIMYGGEAVPNSPITFAVQSAGGKSDSHATGNGLEVAHRGKETSFVVFCPTAPNVQIERSDEQSERIEPRIKNMGNNQWKIFYTILTVGRYEIRASCTNRGPLPGSPWNIACLDPAKVTPIGGWGSLLDGSGKLVLPSKIVFDTGLAGPGELTCYVDDAEVMVEKQGNGKSVLFLSDDGLSKGEHSFDLTWSGLPISQSPGFVYVTGMTIGSDRVVLTGRGLTTAQVGEVSHFTIDATDALSGKPEVHMSYDDGESLPVTLLQPRPNELIWLASYNPHKSTGGPLSLEVEWNGRIIKGCPLTIPVGPAVDAAKVLCSGEGLRNGVVGREIKSWIDTRRAGPGELTAHCAGPRKVAYCELYDHGDATFTLNVKPQEPGRHTLTIKYGGQHVPGSPYTLRVVGAPDASKVRVYGPGIEHGVLATFQSRFIVDTRGAGAGQLTVRVRGPKGAFRVEMQRESQKDRTILCKYDPTEPGDYRVEVKWAGELVPGSPFPVLIFDTQEELKRFLHGN; encoded by the exons ATGGAGCTTCCGAAGGGGGCCAAAATCACACATGCCGGACTGCTGCAACACACGCCGGATGGCAAGACGGAGCTGCAGAAGATCACCCAGGCTGGGCTGGTGGCCCGTTCGCCCGAGGGTACGGCAGCCAAAGGGATGAACATACGCGGCAACGAGGACCTTTGGGTGGAGATACAGGCCAACACGTTCAAGAACTGGGTGAACGAGCACTTGCGCGAATCGGGACTGCAG GTGATTGAATTCCACGAGGACTTTTGCGATGGTACGCTGCTCTGTGCGCTGGTGGAAGGACTGCAGAAGCGACCGCTCAAACCGTCCTGGAACAAGCGGCCGGCCAATCAGCACCACTTTCTCGAGAACGTCACCACAGCGCTGAACGCGATCGAGGCGGACGGCGTCAAGCTGGTCAACATCGGCAACGTGGACATTGTCAATGggaatgtgaagctgatcctGGGCCTGATATGGTCGCTGATCGTGCGGTATCAGATCGGACGCAGCAAGTTCCCGCCGCGCAAGCTGATGCTCGCCTGGTTGCAGGCCGCACTGCCCGACTGCAAGGTCGGCAACCTCACCACGGACTGGAACAGTGGGGTGTTGCTTTCCGCCCTGCTAGACTACTGCGAGCCGGGCCTGTTCCCGCACTGGCGCACACTCAATCAGAGTGAGTCCGTGCGGAACTGCGAGCGCGCAATGAACCTGGCGTACGAACGGTTCGGCATTCCGAAGGTCCTGGAACCGGAGTACCTTGCGTCGCGCTGGTTGGACGAGCTGTCCGGTATGACGTACCTGTCGTACTTTATGCGACCCGGTGGGCCTGGCTACAACGCAACACTGAAGTGGGTGAACGGACAAATCAAGCGTCCTGTTACCAACTTTACG aGCGACTTCaacgatggcaaagtgttctGCGAAATCATCAAAGATCTCGGTGGACCCGTACCGGAACCGGCCAAGCTCAGCACCGACCCATCGCAGTGGGAAACCAACCAGCAGAAGGTGATCGATGGGGGACTCAAGCTGGGCGTGAAGCCTGTACTGTCCGCGAAGGATATGGCCACCGCGGACGAGGAGCATCTGGGCGTGATGGCGTACACCACCTGGTTGCGGTGGGTAATTCCGCGTCCACCGCTTGCCAACATGCTTGCCGTGCATCTGGACAGTACGTCGGGCCGGGTCGGCGAACCGACGGAGTTCCGCGTGGAGGCACTGTCGCGCGATGTGGACATGTCGAAGGTGAAGGCGTACATCAGCATGCCCAACACGAACACGCTGCACCCGGTGCGGTTGGGTACGCGCGGCGAGGGAACCTTCGTGCCGGACAAGTACGGCATGCACGAGATCGTGCTCGAGATCGATGACAACCA ACTCGGTGGACACTTCTTCCGGGTACTCCCAAGGCTTGTACATGTTGCCCCGCCCGGTATGGCGCCGTGCGCCCTCGGAAGCCTTGTGGAAGTGCTGGTCAACGCAACCGGTGCGCCGAAAACCGAGGACATCCTAGTGACCGCCTACAGTCCTTCCGGGCGACCGCTCAAGTGTCCGTTGAAGAAG ATCGAGGAAGGACACAGTGCCATTTTCAAGCCGGATGAAGCCGGCGTTTGGGAAATTGCCATAACGTACCAATGCCGCCACATCCAGGGCGGTCCGTTCACGTGTGCCGTGTTCGATCCGAGCGGTGTGTCCGTGCACGGGCTGGACGGTGCCATGCCCCTGAGGGCCCACTCGTTCGAGGTGGATGCGCGCGGGGTCGGCGTCAGCGGAGAACTCCACGTCGACATCGTGCACGAGAAGCGCTCGCTCGTTTGTTCGGTGGAGAAGCTacaagaaaacaagtaccAGGTGACGTTTATGCCGCGTTCCAACGGCAAACACCGGGTGTACGTGTACTTCAACGGGTATGACGTCAAGGGATCGCCTTACATTATGAAGGTCGGCTCGAAGGGCAGATCCGGTAAAACGCGCACCAGCCCGCACCAACACGACGGGAAGCTGCGCTCCGAAAGTCCCTCGTACCACTTCAATTCGTCCTCGTTAACTCGTAAAACCGACAGTTCGTCGTTGCGGCGGGATATCTACTCGCCCCCGACGGTACAGAAATCGGGTTCGCGATCACCCCAAGACTACGAGCCCGGCTTCATCAAGAGCTCCACGAAGGAGTCGTACACGAGCCGCGTTATGTCACCGGCCAGACACAGCCCTTCGCCCAAGCTGCTCTTCCCGGTCACGGAACCCGACTACGCGGGATTCCGGCGCAGCACGGAGCTGCTGTCGCAACGTCGTGACTCCGACGAGCTCAAGAGTCCGGTACGCCTGTCGGACGAGGGTTCAAGCTCGTACGTTAAAACCATCCGGACGGAAAACCACACGACGAAAACGATCCGCACGATGCTCGACTCGGACAGTCCGATCGCGCACATTCGCGCCAGTCCGGGGCTGAAAAGCCCGCAGACGGTGTCCGCGACGCTGCTGGACACCCGGACCGGTACGAGCAGTCCGAAACCGCTGATCACAACCACCAGCACGAGCACGTCCAGCACACGCTACATTCCATCGCCGGTGACGGAACATCGGGTTGCGAGCCCGATCGCGATGCACGAGAAGTCGAACGGGACGTACAAGGTGACCGAACGGAACTCAACCTACAAGTCCACCGTGACACGGGACGTGGTGCGCGATAGTCCCACGTTCGAGCGTGTCGTTCGAAGTCCACCGACGACGACATCCGCCAACGTGGTGGACTACTCGTCCAACATCAAGGTGAACGCTGGCAGTGCGAACGGTGGGCAACCCTCCCGACGGGACAGCTACGATGTGATCAACAAGACGAAGCACCTGTTCTCACAGAACTCGCTGGAATCGTTGGCGAATCTTACCGAGCGGCAGCTCAACACCGACCTGACATACGATCGCTCAACGCTCGacaatcaaacggaaaagaataCGCACTTCAACAAGTTCTCGCTCGGAACGGAGGCACAATCCAAGCGTCCGATCATCGAAGATGACGGACTGTACCGGGCAGGTGGCTATCTGAAAAACTATCGTACCGAGTCAAACGAGAAGTATGAACGGTACAGCTCATCACAGCTGAAGGGTGGTTTCGAACCGATCGGACGAGATGTGAGTGGGGCCAGAGCCATTCGCGTGCAGGACATACCCGACGGTGTGCTCGGTCGTCCGGTTGAGTTTGAGA TCGATGGATCGCAAGCCGGTTCGGGAAATCTGGAGATCCTCGTCAACGGTGGACGGGTGACGTCGGCAGTACGAGCTCTCGGTAACCAGCGGTTCATCGCTAGCTTCACGCCGCACGAATCCGGTACCCACACCGTGCAGATCACCTTCAACGAGGAAACCGTTCCCG GCTCACCTTGGAATATCAACATCATGTCGTCACCAGGGCTCACGGCTCTCGGTGAGTCCACGCGCTTAGTGCCGGCGAATTTGCCGGCGGTTTTTGAGGTACTGCCGCCCCCGGGCGCCTCGATCCGAGGCAGCGACTGTGTGGCGACCGTGCTGTCACCGAGCAAGACGAAAGTGTCCGCCCGCGTGACGCACGAGTCCGCCAACGGTGCGCTGCGCATCGAGTTTGTCCCGTCGGAGGTCGGCACGCACATCGTCGAAGCATCGATCGGTGGTACCACGCTCGTCGGTGGTCCACTCATCGCCAAGGTGTACGACTCGAGCCTGATCCAGGTGACGGACGTGAACGGGGGTGTCGTCGgccagccgtgccagttccgGGTGGATGCGAGCGCTGCCGGCGAAGGACAGCTCGAGATTTCGATCAACGAAGGTGAGGTGCCGAACCATGTGCAGGTGGTCGGTGGTGGACGCTGCCTGGTGTCGTTCACACCCGAGCAGGCCAAACCGCACCTGATCGACATAAAGTTTAACGGCGAAACGGTGATCGGATGTCCGTTCGTGTGTTCCGTCGCTGATACGAGCCGAGTACTGCTGAACCTCACCAATCTCGAGCTGATCCCGGTCAACAGACCCGCATCGTTCCACATCACCGTGAGCGGGGGCGGGGCGGCCGAGCTGgccgtcagtgtgcgcggccCGCAGGGTGAGCTGCCGGTGCGCGTAACCGGTGACATCCATGCCGGCTTTACGGCCGAATTCACACCGAACCACGTGGGCGCACACACGATTAACGTGGAGTACAACGGTTACCCGGTGCAGGGTACACCGTTCGTGGCGAAATCGTACGACGCCACCAAGGTGGCGGTGGGATCCGTGTCCAAGGGCACGGTAGGCCGGCCGGTGCAATTCACCGTTGACGCCGGGGACGCGGGCGAGGGTAATCTCGAGATTACGATCTCCGCCAAGGGTCACAACATTCCCACGCAGGTGCATCCGCAAGGAAACGCCAA ATTCGCCGTCTCGTTCGTACCGGCCGAACCGTGCGAGCACATCATCAACGTGTCGTTCAACAAAATGCTGGTGCCCGGCTGCCCGATCACGGTCATCATCAACGGTGGCACGACCGGACCGCAGGTTTCGCTCGGCGGTCCGGGCCCACTGCACATGCCCAACTCACTGGTCATCAACCACGCCGGAGGCCGCCTGGAGGACATCGAAGTGAACGTCGAAG GCCCCTCCGGTCATTCGGTACCGGCGCAGGTCTTACAGACGGCCGACGGTGTGTTTAAGGCCGAGTTTGTGCCACGCGTTGTTGGCGAACATCGGGTCAGCGTTACCGTCGAGGGACAACCGACCGTTGGCAGTCCGTACTCAGCGAAG GTCTACGATGTAACGGCGATTAAGGTAAAGAACGTTAACAATGGTACCGTCGGGAAGCCGGTCGTCTTTTTGG TGGAAACATCGCAAGCCGGACCGGGCAATCTGGAGGTGACGGTCAATGGGGGCCGCGTACCAACGTCCGCCCAGGCCCAGGGTCAACACACGTACGCGATCAGCTTCACGCCCCGCGAAGCACAGAACCATACGGTCGAGCTGCGGTTCAATGGGCAGGACGTGCCGGGCAGTCCGTTCACCTGTAAG GTATCACCTGCAGCACGCATCGTCAGTGGCGATCTTACGGATAAGGTCAGCGTGGGGCACATGTTTGACTTTGTCGTCGAGTCCGACATCGCCCCCGTGGTGGAAGTGCTCGGTCCAGCCCGTCGTCCCGTCCGTGCCGACATTGTCCCGGCCGCACCGTCCGGCTACCGGGTTAAGTTCGAACCGGTCGAAGTTGGGGACCATTCCGTGGAGGTGCGTCTACCGGGCAGTGGCCACGTGGAGGGTAGTCCCTTCCTGCTGAAGGCGTACTCCGCCGAGAAGGTCGTCGTCACGGACATACGGCCCGGTGTGGTGGGCAAAAGCGTTAGCTTCGGCATCAACGCCAGCCAGGCGGGTGCGGGAAATCTCGAAATCATCGTTGCCGTCGGTGGCAAGAACGTGCCGAACTTTGTGCAGTCGGAGGGCAACGCACGGTTCAAGGTGAACTTTAAGCCAACGGAAGCGGCCACCCATTCGCTGTCGGTGCGGTTCAACGGGTTCCCGGTTCCGGGGTCACCGTTCGCTTGTCACGTTACCCACGCGCCTGTATCGCTCTCGAAAGCGATCGCGACCGGTGAGTGTCTCCGGCAGGCACCGGTCAAGAGTGCCAGCGTGTTCGAGCTGGAAGGGTTCGACGGCATCGATCCGCAGGTGTTGATCACTTCGCCGTCCGGTGACACGGTGACGTCGCGCGTCAACTACCAGGATGACATCCATCTGGTCACGTTCGTGCCGACATCCGTCGGTCGGCATCTGATCAGCGTCACGGCGAACGATCAGCACATCAACGGATCGCCGTTCTCCTGCAACGTGTTCGATGTGTCCCGCGTGTCGATCAGTGGACTCGATCCGCGCAACACGATGGCATCGTTGGGCGTTCCGCTCACGTTCAGCGTGGATGCGGCGGGCGCGGGCGAAGGTACGCTCGAGCTGGTCGTGTCCACCGCCACCAGCACGGTGAAGGCCGAGGTGACGGCCTGCGCGCGCGGTTTGTACGATGTGACGTTTATACCGCAGAGCTGCGAGCCGCACTTCGTCAACATCACGTTCAACGATCTGCCCGTCGACGGCAGTCCGTTCCGGTGCGAGGTCCAGCAGAACACCCAGCACGTGCAGGTCGGCAACACGACGCTGATCGAACTGATGACCGAGGACCAGACGGTGGAAGTGTTCGATCCGGAGAACAAGCTCGTCCCGTTCACGCTGTCGCGCAAGGCGGCGGAGTttaaggcggccaagattggcCAGTATGTGGTGCGGTACATCGATCAGGAGACGCGCAACTTCATCGCTGCCCGTACGATCAACGTGTTCGATCCGTCCATGGTGAAGATCGTGGAGGTCGGTGAAGCGTACTGCCACAAACCGGCCTCGCTGGTCGTGTCGACGAACGAGGCCGGCCAGGGTACGCTCACGTCGATGGTGCGCTGCGGCGGGCTGGAAGTGCCACACTCGATCCGGGGCACGGCTAGCAACGGTGTGTGGGAGATCGTGTACCATCCGACACGTGTCGCACCGCACAAGATCATGATCCTCTACAATCAGGTACCGATATCGAACAAAGCCATCGAAATTAATGTTCTGGCACCGGCGATGAGCAAAGag ATCACCGTGAACGGATTGGGACTGTATCAGGCACGGGTGGGTAAGACGACGTCATTCGCGATCGACACCGTCGGTCATCCGGCACGCGAGTTTGATGTGGTTGTGTCGGGACCGGGCGGTCAGGCACTGCCCGTACGATGCTACCAGACCAAGGGTGGCCATCTGCAGGCAGAGTTCACCGTACAGAAAGTGGGTCAATGTTTGATTG ATGTTCTTCATCAATCGAAACCATTGATGGGCAGCCCGTACACGTGCGAATCGTACGATCCAACGAAGATCCAGCTGCAGAAGGTACCGAAGATGAACCTGTCCGCCAACTCGCCCATCTCGTGGATTG TACAATCCGAGTCGGCTGGTGTTGCGGAAATTGAGGTGACGGTCCTGTCGCCCTCAGGTCAGAACGTGCCGGTGAAGCTAACGCAACAGGATGACTACGAGCATTCGATCGAGTTCGTACCGCAAGCGGCCGGCCATTACAAGGCCACGATCATGTACGGTGGTGAGGCGGTCCCGAACTCACCGATCACCTTCGCCGTCCAGTCGGCCGGTGGGAAGAGCGATAGCCATGCGACCGGCAACGGGCTGGAGGTGGCCCACCGCGGCAAGGAGACTTCGTTCGTGGTGTTCTGTCCGACCGCACCGAACGTGCAGATCGAGCGGAGCGACGAGCAGTCGGAGCGGATCGAACCGCGCATTAAGAATATGGGCAACAACCAGTGGAAGATCTTCTACACGATCCTCACGGTGGGCCGGTACGAGATCCGGGCGAGCTGTACGAACCGTGGACCGCTGCCCGGCTCACCGTGGAACATTGCGTGCCTGGATCCGGCCAAGGTAACTCCGATCGGGGGTTGGGGTTCGTTGCTGGACGGTAGCGGGAAGCTGGTCCTTCCGAGCAAGATCGTCTTCGACACCGGCCTGGCCGGACCGGGTGAGCTGACGTGCTACGTGGACGATGCGGAGGTGATGGTGGAGAAGCAGGGTAACGGGAAGAGCGTCCTCTTCCTGTCGGACGATGGGCTCAGCAAGGGCGAACATAGCTTCGACCTAACCTGGTCCGGATTGCCAATTTCGCAAAGTCCCGGGTTCGTGTACGTGACCGGCATgacgatcggatcggatcgagTGGTGTTGACCGGCCGCGGTCTAACGACGGCACAGGTCGGCGAGGTGTCCCATTTCACGATCGACGCCACGGACGCCCTTTCCGGCAAGCCGGAAGTACACATGTCGTACGACGATGGAGAATCACTCCCGGTCACACTGCTGCAGCCCCGCCCGAACGAACTGATCTGGCTGGCGTCGTACAACCCGCACAAATCCACCGGCGGACCGCTGAGCCTCGAGGTGGAATGGAACGGGCGCATCATCAAGGGCTGCCCACTGACGATACCGGTCGGACCGGCGGTGGACGCCGCGAAAGTCCTTTGCTCCGGCGAAGGTCTCCGCAACGGTGTCGTTGGGCGGGAAATTAAATCGTGGATCGATACGCGCCGTGCCGGTCCGGGTGAGCTGACGGCGCACTGCGCCGGCCCCCGGAAGGTTGCTTACTGCGAGCTGTACGACCACGGCGATGCAACGTTCACGCTGAACGTGAAACCGCAGGAACCGGGCCGGCACACGCTAACGATCAAGTACGGTGGACAGCATGTGCCCGGATCGCCCTACACGCTGCGTGTCGTTGGTGCGCCCGACGCGAGTAAGGTACGCGTGTACGGGCCCGGCATCGAGCACGGTGTGTTGGCTACGTTCCAGTCGAGGTTTATCGTTGATACGCGCGGTGCTGGTGCCGGTCAGCTGACGGTGCGTGTCCGCGGACCGAAGGGTGCCTTCCGGGTGGAGATGCAGCGCGAAAGTCAAAAAGACCGAACCATCCTGTGCAAG TACGATCCCACCGAACCGGGTGACTATCGGGTGGAGGTTAAGTGGGCCGGTGAGCTCGTACCCGGATCGCCCTTCCCCGTACTCATCTTCGACACACAGGAGGAGCTGAAACGATTTCTACACGGCAACTAA